The following proteins are encoded in a genomic region of Flammeovirga pectinis:
- the wecC gene encoding UDP-N-acetyl-D-mannosamine dehydrogenase yields the protein MNPEVVMVGLGYIGLPTAALIAQNKVKVHGVDVNPHVVETINQGKIHIVEPELDKAVANAVAGGFLKADVKPVEANAYLIVVPTPFKDKNEPDISFVEAATKAVLPLLKEGDLYIIESTSPVGTTEKMANLIYSERPELEDKLNIAYCPERVLPGNVMYELVNNDRVIGGIDEESTEKALAFYSQFVSGELHATNARTAEMCKLVENSSRDVQIAFANELSLICDKADINVWELIDLANKHPRVNILQPGCGVGGHCIAVDPYFIVSEYPMESQIIGKAREINNYKAFWCAEKIQNEKLKFELEHGRKPNIALMGLAFKPNIDDLRESPAKYIVQKVLQNANNDNYFIVEPNVEGHNVFKLTDCNEAVEKADIIVLLVAHDEFKELSLKNKIILDFCGIEKL from the coding sequence ATGAATCCTGAAGTAGTAATGGTTGGGTTAGGTTATATTGGATTACCAACAGCCGCTCTAATTGCACAAAATAAAGTAAAAGTTCATGGGGTAGATGTAAACCCACATGTAGTAGAAACAATAAATCAAGGTAAAATACATATTGTTGAACCGGAATTAGATAAAGCAGTAGCTAATGCAGTAGCAGGAGGTTTTTTAAAAGCAGATGTAAAACCTGTTGAAGCAAATGCTTATTTAATTGTTGTTCCTACTCCATTTAAAGATAAAAATGAGCCAGATATTTCATTTGTTGAAGCAGCAACTAAAGCTGTTTTACCTCTATTGAAAGAAGGGGACTTATATATCATTGAATCTACATCGCCAGTTGGAACAACTGAAAAAATGGCAAATTTAATTTATTCAGAAAGACCTGAATTAGAAGATAAATTAAATATTGCTTATTGTCCTGAAAGAGTATTACCAGGAAATGTAATGTATGAATTGGTGAATAATGATAGGGTTATTGGAGGTATTGATGAAGAATCAACCGAAAAAGCTTTAGCCTTTTATAGTCAATTTGTAAGTGGAGAATTACATGCTACAAATGCACGTACAGCAGAGATGTGTAAATTAGTTGAAAATTCATCAAGAGACGTACAAATTGCTTTTGCTAATGAGTTATCATTAATATGTGATAAAGCTGATATTAATGTTTGGGAATTAATTGATTTAGCGAATAAACATCCGAGAGTTAATATTTTACAGCCAGGGTGCGGTGTTGGTGGACATTGCATCGCAGTTGATCCATATTTTATCGTTTCTGAATATCCGATGGAGTCACAAATCATTGGTAAAGCTAGGGAGATTAATAACTATAAGGCGTTTTGGTGTGCAGAAAAAATTCAAAATGAAAAATTGAAATTTGAGTTAGAGCATGGGCGTAAACCCAATATTGCTTTAATGGGGTTAGCTTTTAAACCTAATATTGATGACTTGAGAGAATCTCCTGCTAAGTATATTGTTCAAAAAGTTTTACAAAATGCTAATAACGATAATTACTTTATTGTTGAACCTAATGTAGAAGGTCATAATGTATTTAAGTTAACTGATTGTAATGAAGCTGTTGAAAAAGCTGATATAATTGTATTATTAGTAGCTCATGATGAATTTAAAGAATTATCTTTAAAGAATAAAATTATTTTAGACTTTTGTGGAATTGAAAAACTATAA
- a CDS encoding nucleotide sugar dehydrogenase: MGKDIKNICCIGAGYVGGPTMAVIALKNPQIQVNIVDINEQRITDWNDTDLDKLPIYEPGLKEVVEETRNKNLFFSTDVDTAIDNADMIFISVNTPTKTYGKGKGQAADLKYIELCARQIARVSKTDKIVVEKSTLPVRTAEALQGILSSTGNGVKFEILSNPEFLAEGTAIDDLLIPDRVLIGGNNTVSGKEAKNALSSIYEAWIPKERVLQTNVWSSELSKLTANAFLAQRISSINAMSVLCEETEADVDEIARAIGMDSRIGPKFLKSSVGFGGSCFQKDVLNLVYIAKSYGLDEVAEYWDQVIKLNDYQKRRFADKIIKESYNTVSGKKIAFFGWAFKKDTNDTRESAAIYVADHLLDEQADIIVYDPKVSEERIYADLEYLNTHSSEEIRNRVKVVSSHSEAVNNAHAIAILTEWDEFKAYNWKEIYSKVLKPANVFDGRNILDKEKLVNVGFNVYNIGK, encoded by the coding sequence ATGGGGAAAGATATAAAAAATATTTGTTGCATTGGAGCAGGATATGTTGGAGGACCTACAATGGCTGTAATTGCTCTTAAGAATCCTCAAATACAAGTAAATATTGTTGATATAAATGAACAGCGTATAACAGATTGGAATGATACTGATTTAGACAAATTACCAATTTACGAACCTGGGCTAAAAGAAGTTGTTGAGGAAACACGTAATAAAAATTTATTCTTTTCAACAGATGTAGATACTGCTATTGATAATGCAGATATGATTTTTATATCAGTAAATACACCAACTAAGACTTATGGTAAAGGAAAAGGGCAAGCTGCTGATTTAAAATATATTGAACTTTGTGCACGACAAATTGCTCGTGTATCAAAAACAGATAAAATTGTAGTAGAAAAATCTACACTTCCTGTACGAACTGCTGAAGCTTTACAGGGTATCTTGTCGAGTACTGGAAATGGTGTAAAGTTTGAAATTTTATCCAATCCAGAATTTTTAGCAGAAGGCACGGCTATTGACGATTTGTTAATTCCAGATAGAGTATTAATTGGTGGTAATAATACAGTAAGTGGAAAAGAAGCGAAAAATGCTCTAAGTAGTATTTATGAAGCTTGGATTCCAAAAGAGCGTGTATTACAAACCAATGTATGGTCATCGGAACTTTCTAAATTAACAGCGAATGCATTTTTAGCCCAACGTATTTCTTCTATTAATGCAATGTCTGTTTTATGTGAAGAGACTGAAGCGGATGTAGATGAGATAGCTAGAGCTATAGGTATGGATTCTCGTATAGGACCTAAATTTTTAAAGTCATCTGTGGGATTTGGTGGTTCTTGTTTCCAAAAAGATGTTTTAAATCTTGTTTACATCGCAAAATCATATGGTTTAGATGAGGTTGCAGAGTATTGGGATCAGGTTATAAAACTAAATGATTATCAAAAGCGTCGTTTTGCAGATAAGATTATTAAAGAATCTTACAATACAGTATCTGGAAAGAAAATAGCCTTTTTCGGATGGGCATTCAAAAAAGATACTAATGATACAAGAGAATCTGCAGCAATTTATGTAGCGGATCATTTATTAGATGAACAGGCTGACATCATTGTATATGATCCTAAAGTTTCTGAAGAAAGAATTTATGCTGATTTAGAATATTTGAATACTCATTCTTCTGAAGAAATTAGAAATAGAGTGAAAGTAGTATCATCTCATTCAGAAGCGGTGAATAATGCACATGCTATAGCTATTTTGACTGAATGGGATGAATTTAAAGCATATAATTGGAAAGAAATTTATTCTAAAGTATTAAAGCCTGCTAACGTATTTGATGGTAGGAATATTTTGGATAAAGAAAAGTTGGTTAACGTAGGCTTTAATGTCTATAATATTGGGAAATAA
- the wecB gene encoding non-hydrolyzing UDP-N-acetylglucosamine 2-epimerase, with amino-acid sequence MKKILIVFGTRPEAIKMAPLVKEFQKDKTNFETKVCVTAQHREMLDQVLEFYDIKPDFDLDLMKPNQNLYSLTADIIVGMKPVLENFSPDYVFVHGDTSTTMSAGIAGFYSGAKVCHIEAGLRTYNKRAPFPEEINRQITGRIADYHFAPTTTSKNNLLKENTAESTILVTGNTVIDALMYSVEKVLNLENNLEIENLKTIVDSNKDLVLVTGHRRENHGQGFLNICEALKTIAETTNAQIIYPVHLNPNVQKPVYEILADVENVHLIDPLSYPAFVWLMNQSKIIITDSGGVQEEAPSLGKPVLVMRDTTERPEAVEVGTVLLVGTNAELIVNETTSLLTNNNRYKKMSSLHNPYGDGKASKRVVEFILKN; translated from the coding sequence ATGAAAAAAATATTAATTGTTTTTGGAACAAGACCAGAAGCTATAAAAATGGCACCTTTGGTAAAAGAGTTTCAAAAAGATAAAACAAATTTCGAAACAAAGGTTTGTGTGACTGCTCAGCATAGAGAGATGTTAGACCAAGTATTAGAATTTTATGATATAAAGCCTGATTTTGATTTAGATTTAATGAAACCTAATCAAAATTTATATTCATTGACTGCTGATATAATTGTAGGTATGAAGCCTGTGCTTGAAAACTTCTCTCCTGATTACGTTTTTGTGCATGGAGATACATCAACGACGATGTCAGCAGGGATAGCAGGTTTTTATTCAGGAGCAAAAGTGTGTCATATTGAAGCAGGTCTTAGAACGTATAACAAAAGAGCTCCATTTCCAGAAGAAATTAATCGACAGATAACAGGTAGGATAGCAGATTATCACTTTGCTCCAACAACAACCTCAAAAAATAACTTACTAAAAGAAAATACTGCAGAAAGTACTATTTTGGTAACTGGAAATACTGTTATTGATGCTTTGATGTATAGTGTTGAAAAAGTTTTAAATTTAGAAAATAATTTAGAGATAGAGAACTTAAAAACTATTGTAGATTCTAATAAAGATTTGGTATTAGTTACTGGTCATAGAAGGGAAAATCATGGTCAAGGTTTTTTGAATATATGTGAAGCATTAAAAACAATTGCGGAAACAACTAATGCTCAAATTATATATCCAGTTCATTTAAACCCTAATGTACAAAAGCCAGTGTATGAAATTTTAGCAGATGTTGAAAATGTTCATTTAATTGATCCTTTATCATATCCTGCTTTTGTTTGGTTAATGAATCAATCAAAAATTATTATTACTGATAGTGGTGGAGTACAAGAAGAGGCACCCTCTTTGGGAAAACCTGTATTAGTGATGAGGGATACAACAGAAAGACCAGAAGCTGTGGAAGTAGGAACAGTATTGTTAGTAGGAACAAATGCGGAGTTAATTGTTAATGAAACTACATCATTACTTACTAATAACAATAGATATAAAAAAATGAGTTCCTTACATAACCCTTATGGAGATGGTAAAGCATCTAAGAGAGTTGTTGAATTTATTCTAAAAAATTAA
- a CDS encoding nucleotide sugar dehydrogenase, translated as MNKTIGVIGLGYVGLPLAVEFAKNNVKVIGFDINQTRIEELNTSKDHTLEVAEEELKAVKGIISYSSNINDLKDVDIYIVTVPTPIDEYKTPDLTPLKKASETVGSVLSEGNIVVYESTVYPGCTEEQCVPVLEKISGLEFNKDFFAGYSPERINPGDHVHRVHNIMKVTSGSTPEIAEEIDKMYQVVVKVGTHKASCIKVAEAAKVIENSQRDLNIAFVNELSKIFDKVGIDTLEVLEAAGTKWNFLPFRPGLVGGHCIGVDPYYLTYKSESLGYHPEVILAGRRINDGMGAHVANKVLRLMMEKTSSIKKGAKVLMLGITFKEDCPDIRNSRAIDVIRELQAFNLEVEVYDPHADAQEVKDEYDLDLLPKIGNDYAAIIHAVAHKSFREEINWEQLIEKDTIVYDVKSVLDKKYITDRL; from the coding sequence ATGAATAAAACAATAGGAGTTATCGGTTTGGGCTATGTTGGCCTACCTTTAGCTGTAGAATTTGCAAAGAATAACGTAAAAGTTATTGGTTTTGATATTAATCAAACTAGAATAGAAGAATTAAATACTTCAAAAGATCATACATTAGAAGTAGCAGAAGAAGAACTTAAAGCAGTTAAAGGTATAATTTCGTATTCGTCAAATATCAATGATTTAAAAGATGTTGATATTTATATTGTAACTGTGCCTACTCCAATTGACGAATATAAAACACCAGATCTTACTCCTCTAAAGAAGGCAAGTGAAACAGTAGGAAGTGTTTTATCAGAAGGAAATATTGTTGTTTATGAGTCTACTGTTTATCCTGGCTGTACAGAAGAACAATGCGTTCCTGTACTTGAAAAAATAAGTGGTCTAGAGTTTAATAAAGATTTCTTTGCTGGTTATTCTCCTGAAAGAATAAACCCAGGAGATCATGTACATAGAGTACATAATATAATGAAAGTTACTTCTGGATCAACTCCAGAAATAGCAGAAGAAATTGATAAGATGTACCAAGTAGTTGTAAAAGTAGGTACACATAAGGCTTCATGTATAAAAGTAGCAGAAGCAGCAAAAGTGATAGAAAATTCACAAAGAGATTTAAATATTGCTTTTGTAAATGAGCTTTCTAAAATTTTTGATAAAGTAGGGATAGATACTTTAGAAGTATTAGAGGCTGCTGGTACAAAATGGAATTTCTTGCCATTTAGACCTGGTTTAGTAGGCGGTCATTGTATTGGAGTTGATCCATATTATTTGACATATAAATCAGAATCTTTGGGCTATCACCCAGAAGTTATTCTTGCTGGTAGAAGAATAAATGATGGGATGGGAGCTCATGTGGCAAATAAAGTTCTTCGCTTAATGATGGAAAAAACGTCATCAATTAAAAAAGGTGCAAAAGTTTTAATGTTAGGCATCACTTTTAAAGAAGATTGTCCGGATATTAGAAACTCAAGAGCAATTGATGTAATTAGAGAACTTCAAGCTTTTAATTTAGAAGTAGAAGTTTATGATCCTCACGCAGATGCTCAAGAGGTGAAGGATGAATATGATTTAGATTTACTTCCAAAAATTGGAAATGATTATGCTGCTATTATTCATGCAGTGGCTCATAAATCATTTAGAGAAGAAATTAATTGGGAGCAATTAATAGAAAAAGATACAATTGTCTATGATGTTAAAAGCGTTCTAGATAAAAAATATATAACAGACCGTTTATAA
- the rfbA gene encoding glucose-1-phosphate thymidylyltransferase RfbA: MKGIILAGGSGTRLHPLTLAISKQLMPVYNKPMIYYPLSTLMLAGIQEILIISTPEHLPLFQELLGDGKKLGCTFSYAVQEKPEGLAQAFLIGEDFIGDDKVSLILGDNIFYGSGLSSLLQSNNDIEGGCVYAYHVNDPERYGVVEFDGNNRAVSIEEKPSKPKSNYAVPGLYFYDNKVIKIAKNIQPSERGELEITSINEEYLKRGKLNVSILNRGTAWLDTGTFASLMQAGEYVRVIEERQGLSVGCIEEVAYRMGYIDKNQLKILAKPLVKSGYGQYILNLLK, from the coding sequence ATGAAAGGAATAATCTTAGCAGGAGGTTCTGGTACACGTCTCCATCCATTAACATTGGCTATTAGTAAACAGTTAATGCCTGTGTATAATAAACCAATGATTTATTATCCATTATCAACATTAATGTTGGCAGGTATACAAGAGATATTGATAATTTCAACACCCGAACATTTACCTTTATTTCAAGAATTATTAGGTGATGGAAAGAAACTAGGCTGTACTTTCTCTTATGCAGTGCAAGAAAAACCAGAAGGATTGGCGCAAGCATTTTTAATTGGAGAAGACTTTATTGGAGACGATAAAGTATCTTTAATCCTAGGAGATAATATTTTTTATGGTTCAGGTTTATCCTCTTTATTACAGTCTAATAATGATATTGAAGGAGGTTGTGTTTATGCCTACCATGTAAATGATCCAGAACGTTATGGTGTAGTAGAGTTTGATGGAAATAATAGAGCGGTTTCTATTGAAGAAAAGCCTTCGAAACCAAAATCAAATTATGCAGTACCTGGGTTATATTTCTATGATAATAAAGTGATTAAAATAGCAAAAAATATTCAGCCTAGTGAGCGTGGAGAATTAGAAATTACGTCTATCAATGAGGAGTATCTAAAAAGAGGAAAACTCAATGTAAGTATTTTGAATAGGGGTACAGCTTGGTTAGATACAGGTACATTTGCCTCTTTAATGCAGGCAGGTGAATATGTTAGGGTAATAGAAGAACGACAAGGTTTAAGTGTGGGTTGTATTGAAGAAGTAGCCTATAGAATGGGTTATATTGATAAAAATCAATTAAAAATATTAGCTAAACCGTTAGTAAAAAGTGGCTACGGTCAATATATTTTAAATCTGTTGAAATAA
- a CDS encoding SDR family oxidoreductase encodes MLTRKKILITGAAGFIGSNLAEKFLAQDNEVVCLDNFSTGKKENIIDFEKHPKCKFITGDIRNLEDCKAAIDGVEIVFHQAALGSVPRSINDPITTNEVNISGFLNMLTASKDAEVKRFIYAASSSTYGDHPGLPKEEDKIGKPLSPYAVTKYVNELYADVFSKTYGIETIGLRYFNVFGRRQDPHGAYAAVIPKFVIAMLNGESPVINGDGENSRDFTYIDNVLHANEQAAITINQKAVNEVYNVAFGERTDLKELYSYLQEFLLIYESKVKDIELTFGPSRQGDVKHSLASIEKAKSLIEYNPQYSIQKGLKDVVEWYYNYLR; translated from the coding sequence ATGTTAACAAGAAAAAAAATATTAATTACTGGAGCAGCAGGTTTTATAGGGTCTAATTTAGCTGAGAAATTTCTTGCTCAAGACAATGAAGTTGTCTGTTTAGATAATTTTTCTACAGGGAAAAAAGAAAATATCATAGATTTTGAAAAACATCCAAAATGTAAATTTATTACAGGTGATATAAGGAATCTAGAAGATTGTAAAGCAGCTATTGATGGAGTTGAAATAGTATTTCATCAAGCAGCATTAGGTTCTGTACCAAGATCAATTAATGATCCAATAACTACAAATGAAGTAAATATATCAGGTTTTCTGAATATGTTGACTGCTTCTAAAGATGCCGAAGTAAAGAGATTTATTTACGCAGCAAGTTCATCAACTTATGGAGACCACCCTGGGTTACCTAAAGAAGAAGATAAAATAGGAAAGCCACTTTCTCCATACGCTGTAACAAAATATGTTAATGAATTGTATGCTGATGTATTTTCTAAAACATATGGAATAGAGACAATTGGATTACGTTACTTTAATGTTTTTGGAAGAAGACAAGACCCTCACGGAGCTTATGCAGCTGTAATTCCAAAGTTTGTAATAGCAATGTTAAATGGGGAATCACCAGTTATTAATGGAGATGGAGAGAATTCTAGAGACTTTACTTACATTGATAACGTATTGCATGCAAATGAACAAGCTGCAATAACGATAAATCAAAAGGCTGTAAATGAGGTGTATAATGTGGCTTTTGGAGAAAGGACTGATTTGAAAGAATTGTATTCTTATTTACAAGAGTTCTTATTAATATATGAATCAAAAGTAAAAGATATCGAGCTAACTTTTGGTCCGTCACGTCAAGGAGATGTTAAACATTCATTAGCGTCAATAGAAAAGGCGAAATCCTTAATTGAATATAATCCCCAATATTCTATTCAAAAAGGATTAAAAGATGTCGTAGAATGGTATTATAATTACTTAAGGTAA
- the rfbC gene encoding dTDP-4-dehydrorhamnose 3,5-epimerase — MNITPTKLKDCYILQPQIFGDDRGYFYESFHFQKFSEVTGLVVTFVQDNQSSSTYGVIRGLHFQKGAAAQAKLVRVISGRVIDVAVDLRPESSTYGQYEAVELSAENRKQLFVPRGFAHGFSVLSESVEFVYKCDNYYNPKEEDGIIYNDPTLNIDWGIPHGEEIISKKDLKLPRLS, encoded by the coding sequence ATGAATATTACACCAACCAAATTGAAAGATTGTTATATTCTTCAACCTCAAATTTTTGGAGATGATAGAGGGTATTTTTATGAAAGTTTTCACTTTCAGAAATTTTCAGAAGTAACAGGCTTAGTTGTAACGTTTGTGCAGGATAATCAATCATCTTCAACCTATGGTGTAATAAGAGGCTTGCATTTCCAGAAAGGAGCTGCTGCACAGGCAAAATTAGTAAGGGTTATTTCAGGTAGAGTAATTGATGTAGCAGTTGACCTTCGTCCTGAAAGTAGTACTTATGGACAATATGAGGCTGTTGAATTAAGTGCTGAAAATAGAAAACAATTGTTTGTTCCTAGAGGGTTTGCACATGGTTTTTCTGTATTGTCAGAATCAGTAGAATTTGTTTATAAATGTGATAATTATTATAACCCTAAGGAAGAAGATGGGATTATATATAACGATCCTACTTTAAATATTGATTGGGGAATACCTCATGGAGAAGAAATAATTTCAAAAAAAGACTTAAAGCTACCTAGGTTGTCTTAA
- the rfbD gene encoding dTDP-4-dehydrorhamnose reductase, producing MQKEILVTGARGQLGSELNYLANTIEARFKFVDLDELDITNQDDVNSFFTQRNFSHCINCAGYTAVDKAESDEETARKVNVLGTKNLAIACKENNVTLFHISTDFVFDGNQITPYSEEIIPSPISVYGVTKLEGENEVIKTMTNYFIIRTAWLYSSFGNNFVQTMLRLANERDELGVIVDQIGSPTYARDLAKAILSIITQESTAYGVYHYSNEGVASWYDFAQSIFLLSKTNIKVNPLPTSAYPTPAKRPKMSVMDKSKFRTSFNITIPYWQSSLIDCLKVLGDK from the coding sequence ATGCAAAAAGAAATATTAGTTACAGGTGCACGAGGTCAGCTTGGATCGGAATTAAATTATCTAGCAAATACGATAGAAGCAAGGTTTAAGTTTGTAGATCTTGATGAGTTAGATATTACAAATCAAGACGATGTGAATTCTTTTTTTACACAAAGAAATTTTTCACATTGTATCAATTGTGCAGGGTATACTGCTGTTGATAAAGCAGAATCAGATGAAGAAACAGCTCGTAAAGTAAATGTACTTGGTACTAAAAACCTTGCAATAGCTTGTAAAGAGAATAATGTTACTTTGTTCCATATTTCTACAGATTTTGTATTTGATGGAAATCAAATTACTCCTTATTCAGAAGAAATTATTCCCTCTCCGATAAGTGTATATGGAGTAACTAAGCTTGAAGGAGAAAATGAAGTAATAAAAACAATGACGAATTATTTTATCATTAGAACTGCTTGGTTGTACAGTAGTTTTGGAAATAATTTTGTACAAACGATGCTGCGTTTAGCGAATGAAAGAGATGAATTAGGAGTTATCGTAGATCAGATTGGTAGCCCAACCTACGCACGAGATTTAGCAAAAGCTATCTTATCAATTATTACTCAGGAAAGTACTGCTTATGGGGTTTATCATTATAGTAATGAAGGAGTTGCAAGTTGGTATGATTTTGCTCAGTCAATTTTTCTTTTGAGTAAAACGAATATTAAAGTCAATCCATTACCCACCTCTGCATATCCTACACCTGCTAAAAGGCCCAAAATGAGTGTAATGGATAAATCAAAGTTTAGAACAAGTTTTAATATTACGATCCCTTATTGGCAATCTAGTTTAATCGATTGTCTCAAAGTATTGGGTGATAAATAA
- the rfbB gene encoding dTDP-glucose 4,6-dehydratase, translating to MKSSILITGGAGFIGANFVPYFLEKYHDYQLINLDKLTYAGDLVNLSEIEVNHLSYTFIEGDICNRVLVEELFNQYDIKGVIHFAAESHVDNSITGPEAFIQTNVNGTFTLIDVARKYWMNAPFDYKEEYKNCRFHHISTDEVYGTLGETGLFTEETPYAPNSPYSASKASSDMIVRSYFHTYGMNVVTTNCSNNYGPKQHKEKLIPTIIRKALASEPIPIYGDGKNIRDWLYVLDHCKGIDLVYHKGKEGETYNIGGRNERDNLYIVDKICTLLDIKHPLKDSTSYKELITFVNDRPGHDQRYAIDATKLESELGWKADEDFESGIVKTVNWYLEEYR from the coding sequence ATGAAATCTTCTATATTAATTACAGGTGGAGCAGGCTTTATAGGAGCCAATTTTGTTCCTTACTTTCTAGAGAAATATCACGATTATCAATTAATTAATTTAGATAAATTAACGTATGCTGGTGATTTAGTAAACCTTTCTGAAATAGAAGTTAATCACCTAAGCTATACCTTTATTGAAGGAGATATTTGTAATAGAGTATTAGTGGAAGAACTCTTCAATCAATACGATATAAAAGGTGTTATTCATTTTGCAGCGGAATCTCATGTAGATAATTCAATTACAGGACCAGAAGCATTTATTCAAACGAATGTGAATGGTACTTTTACATTAATTGATGTAGCTAGAAAGTATTGGATGAATGCTCCTTTTGACTACAAAGAAGAATATAAAAACTGCCGTTTTCATCATATATCTACAGATGAAGTGTATGGTACATTAGGAGAAACCGGATTGTTTACAGAAGAAACACCTTATGCACCTAACAGTCCGTATAGTGCTTCGAAAGCATCTTCTGATATGATAGTTCGATCTTATTTTCACACCTATGGAATGAATGTAGTGACCACAAATTGTTCAAACAACTATGGTCCAAAACAGCATAAAGAGAAATTAATTCCTACTATTATTCGTAAAGCACTTGCAAGTGAACCAATTCCGATTTACGGAGATGGAAAGAATATTCGTGATTGGTTATATGTTTTGGATCATTGCAAAGGGATAGATTTAGTATACCATAAAGGAAAAGAAGGAGAAACATACAATATTGGAGGACGTAACGAAAGAGATAATCTCTATATAGTAGATAAAATATGTACGCTACTTGATATTAAACATCCTTTAAAGGATAGTACATCTTATAAAGAGTTGATTACCTTTGTAAATGATCGTCCAGGTCATGATCAAAGGTATGCAATTGATGCTACAAAATTAGAATCGGAATTAGGTTGGAAAGCTGATGAAGACTTTGAAAGTGGCATTGTTAAAACTGTAAATTGGTATTTAGAAGAATATAGATAA